One Gossypium hirsutum isolate 1008001.06 chromosome A11, Gossypium_hirsutum_v2.1, whole genome shotgun sequence genomic window carries:
- the LOC107922877 gene encoding aquaporin PIP1-3 has translation MEGKEEDVRLGANKFSERQPIGTTAQTDKDYNEPLVNFGLLQPPPAPLFEHGELYSWSFWRAGIAEFVATFLFLFITVLTVMGVNRAPSKCASVGIQGIAWAFGGMIFALVYCTAGISGGHINPAVTFGLLLARKLSLTRAIFYMVMQCLGAICGAGVVKGFQPSRYEVLGGGANVVNHGYTKGDGLGAEIVGTFVLVYTVFSATDAKRNARDSHVPILAPLPIGFAVFLVHLATIPITGTGINPARSLGAAIIYNRDHAWNDHWIFWVGPFIGAALAALYHQIVIRAIPFKSRA, from the exons ATGGAAGGCAAAGAAGAGGATGTTAGGCTGGGAGCAAACAAGTTCTCAGAAAGGCAACCTATAGGGACAACAGCACAGACAGACAAGGACTACAATGagccact ggtcaattttgggctgttacagccaCCACCAGCTCCACTTTTCGAACATGGTGAGCTCTACTCATGGTCTTTTTGGAGAGCTGGGATTGCTGAGTTTGTGGCAACTTTCTTGTTCCTTTTCATCACCGTCTTGACCGTCATGGGTGTTAATAGGGCACCTTCTAAGTGTGCCAGTGTTGGTATCCAAGGCATTGCTTGGGCCTTCGGTGGCATGATCTTTGCCCTTGTTTACTGCACCGCTGGTATCTCAG GTGGACACATAAACCCAGCTGTGACATTTGGTCTGTTATTGGCAAGGAAGCTTTCTCTGACCAGAGCCATCTTTTATATGGTAATGCAATGCCTGGGCGCAATATGTGGTGCTGGGGTGGTGAAAGGATTCCAGCCATCAAGATATGAGGTGTTGGGTGGTGGAGCCAATGTTGTGAACCATGGATACACCAAAGGGGACGGCCTTGGAGCTGAGATTGTTGGTACATTTGTTCTCGTTTACACTGTTTTCTCAGCAACCGACGCCAAGAGAAATGCCAGAGACTCTCATGTCCCT ATATTGGCCCCATTGCCAATTGGGTTTGCAGTGTTCTTGGTTCATTTGGCAACCATCCCCATCACAGGAACAGGCATTAACCCTGCCAGGAGCCTTGGAGCAGCCATCATCTACAATAGGGACCATGCTTGGAATGACCAT TGGATCTTTTGGGTTGGACCATTCATTGGGGCTGCACTTGCTGCGCTTTATCACCAAATAGTCATTCGAGCCATCCCGTTCAAGAGTAGAGCATGA